Proteins encoded together in one Orbaceae bacterium lpD01 window:
- a CDS encoding pyridoxal phosphate-dependent aminotransferase, which translates to MFNIEKSNKLEHVCYDIRGPILDHAKRLEDEGQKILKLNIGNPAPFGFEAPDEIVVDIIRNLPTSQGYCDSKGLFSARKAIMQYYQSLGIMSIAVEDIYIGNGVSELIVQSMQALVNTGDEILIPMPDYPLWTAAATLSGGTPVHYLCDEEADWFPDLDDIRKKITSRTKAIVLINPNNPTGAVYSKDILLQIAQIAREHNLIIFSDEIYDKILYDGAVHHPIAGLAEDLFIVTFGGLSKTYRVAGFRQGWMVLSGPKKHVKGYIEGLNMLASMRLCANVPMQHGIQTALGGYQSINEFIKPGGRLYDQCHLAWKLLNDIPGVSCVKPKGALYLFPKLDVKKFNLHNDQKLVLDFLLQQKVLLVQGSGFNWHKPDHVRIVALPYTGELETALGRFAQFLETYRQ; encoded by the coding sequence ATGTTTAATATTGAAAAATCGAATAAATTAGAACACGTCTGTTATGACATCCGCGGCCCAATTCTCGATCATGCTAAACGTCTTGAAGATGAAGGCCAAAAAATTCTCAAGCTCAATATTGGTAATCCGGCACCTTTTGGCTTTGAAGCGCCCGATGAAATTGTGGTCGACATTATCCGTAACCTACCTACATCGCAAGGGTATTGTGATTCGAAAGGACTATTTTCTGCGCGTAAAGCGATTATGCAGTATTATCAGTCACTAGGTATTATGAGCATCGCGGTTGAAGATATTTATATCGGTAATGGTGTCTCTGAACTAATTGTTCAATCAATGCAAGCGCTAGTGAATACTGGTGATGAAATTTTAATCCCGATGCCAGACTATCCTCTTTGGACTGCGGCAGCGACACTGTCTGGCGGAACGCCCGTTCATTATCTTTGTGACGAGGAAGCCGACTGGTTCCCTGATCTTGACGATATTCGCAAAAAAATCACCTCAAGAACCAAAGCGATCGTCTTAATCAATCCTAATAATCCCACTGGTGCTGTTTATAGTAAGGATATTTTACTTCAAATCGCGCAAATCGCCCGTGAACATAATCTGATCATTTTTTCCGATGAGATCTATGACAAGATTTTATATGATGGCGCCGTTCACCACCCGATTGCCGGTTTAGCGGAGGACCTGTTTATTGTGACCTTCGGTGGACTCTCTAAAACCTATCGAGTCGCCGGATTTAGACAAGGCTGGATGGTCTTGAGTGGTCCGAAAAAACATGTTAAAGGTTATATTGAAGGCCTGAATATGTTAGCCTCCATGCGCTTATGTGCCAATGTACCGATGCAGCATGGTATTCAAACGGCATTAGGCGGATATCAAAGTATTAATGAATTTATTAAACCGGGTGGGCGCTTATACGATCAATGTCATCTGGCCTGGAAATTACTTAACGATATTCCGGGTGTATCTTGTGTAAAACCAAAAGGTGCACTCTACCTATTTCCAAAACTAGACGTGAAGAAGTTCAACTTACACAATGATCAAAAGCTGGTACTTGATTTCTTGCTACAGCAAAAAGTGTTATTGGTGCAAGGTAGTGGGTTTAACTGGCATAAGCCAGACCATGTCAGAATCGTTGCGCTCCCTTATACGGGTGAATTAGAAACGGCACTGGGACGATTTGCTCAATTTTTAGAAACTTATCGTCAGTAA
- the nrdA gene encoding class 1a ribonucleoside-diphosphate reductase subunit alpha, whose translation MNQSILVTKRDGSKETINLDKIHRVITWAAEGLENVSVSQVELRSHIQFYDGIKTADIHETIIRAAADLISQDSPDYQYMAARLAIFHLRKKAYNQFTPPKLYDHVKRMVESGRYDKHLLADYSEQDFIEMDGFIDHWRDMTFSYAAVKQLEGKYLVQNRVTGQIYESAQFLYILVAACLFANYPKHHRLDYVKRFYDAISTFKISLPTPIMAGVRTPTRQFSSCVLIECDDSLDSINATASSIVKYVSQRAGIGINAGRLRALGSPIRGGEAFHTGCIPFYKYFQTAVKSCSQGGVRGGAATVFYPLWHLEVESLLVLRNNRGIEENRVRHLDYGVQINKLMYQRLIKNEQITLFSPSDVPGLYEAFFADQDEFERLYVQYENDISIRKREVKAIELFSLLMQERASTGRIYIQNVDHCNTHSPFNPLVAPVRQSNLCMEIALPTKPLYNINDENGEIALCTLSAFNLGAIENLSDLESLADLAVRALDSLLDYQDYPIPAARNSSLNRRTLGIGVINYAYYLAKNGVRYSDGSANGLTHRTFEAIQYYLLKASNKLAKEQGACPLFKETRYAEGILPIDNYKKEVDGLTREPLHLDWEALRQSIKTHGLRNSTLSALMPSETSSQISNATNGIEPPRGYVSVKASKDGILRQVVPEYENLKGFYELLWQMPNNTGYLQLVGIMQKFVDQSISANTNYDPTKFANDKVPMKQLLADLLTAYKYGLKTIYYHNTRDGADDNQSDISTPTDDGCEGGACKI comes from the coding sequence ATGAATCAATCAATATTGGTGACTAAACGCGATGGAAGTAAAGAAACAATCAATCTGGATAAAATTCATCGAGTTATTACATGGGCTGCCGAAGGCTTAGAGAATGTCTCGGTTTCACAAGTTGAGCTGCGTTCTCATATTCAATTTTATGATGGTATAAAAACAGCGGATATTCACGAAACCATCATTCGAGCCGCCGCCGATCTTATTTCGCAAGACAGCCCAGACTATCAATATATGGCAGCAAGACTAGCCATTTTTCATCTGCGTAAAAAAGCCTATAATCAGTTTACCCCACCCAAGCTCTATGACCACGTCAAAAGAATGGTAGAGTCCGGTCGATATGATAAACATTTATTGGCTGATTACAGTGAACAAGATTTTATTGAGATGGACGGCTTTATCGATCACTGGCGCGATATGACCTTCTCCTATGCCGCAGTTAAACAGCTGGAAGGAAAATATCTGGTACAAAATCGCGTGACCGGTCAGATCTATGAGAGCGCTCAGTTCTTATATATTCTAGTTGCCGCCTGCTTATTTGCTAACTATCCAAAACATCACCGTTTAGATTACGTCAAACGTTTCTATGATGCTATTTCAACCTTTAAAATTTCGCTGCCGACGCCAATTATGGCTGGTGTACGCACACCGACACGCCAATTTAGCTCGTGTGTATTAATCGAATGTGATGATAGCCTTGATTCAATTAATGCGACGGCAAGCTCAATCGTTAAATATGTTTCTCAGCGTGCAGGTATCGGTATCAATGCCGGCCGTCTGCGCGCCTTAGGCAGTCCTATCCGCGGAGGTGAAGCCTTCCACACTGGCTGTATTCCATTTTATAAATACTTTCAAACAGCCGTTAAATCTTGCTCACAAGGTGGTGTTCGCGGCGGTGCAGCAACGGTTTTCTATCCTTTATGGCATCTGGAAGTCGAAAGTTTACTGGTTTTACGTAATAACCGTGGTATTGAAGAGAACCGCGTCAGACATTTAGATTATGGTGTGCAGATAAACAAACTGATGTATCAACGTCTGATTAAAAATGAGCAGATAACCCTGTTTAGTCCTTCAGATGTCCCAGGACTCTATGAAGCATTTTTTGCTGATCAAGATGAGTTTGAACGCCTTTACGTACAGTATGAAAATGATATCTCTATTCGTAAACGCGAAGTCAAAGCCATTGAACTATTTTCACTGTTGATGCAAGAGCGCGCGTCAACGGGTCGAATCTACATTCAAAATGTCGATCACTGTAATACGCATAGTCCATTTAATCCACTGGTTGCCCCCGTCAGACAATCTAACCTCTGTATGGAAATTGCGCTACCGACCAAACCGCTTTACAATATTAATGATGAGAATGGTGAAATCGCGCTTTGTACTCTTTCAGCCTTCAATTTAGGCGCTATCGAGAACCTCAGCGATCTTGAGTCACTCGCAGATTTAGCCGTCCGCGCACTCGATTCATTATTAGATTATCAGGATTATCCAATTCCTGCGGCACGTAATTCATCGCTTAACCGACGTACGTTAGGGATTGGTGTGATTAACTATGCCTACTATCTGGCAAAAAATGGCGTTCGTTACTCTGATGGTAGTGCGAATGGTCTGACCCATCGTACTTTTGAAGCGATTCAATACTATTTATTAAAAGCATCAAATAAGTTAGCTAAAGAGCAAGGTGCTTGCCCATTATTTAAAGAGACACGTTACGCTGAGGGTATTTTACCTATCGATAACTATAAAAAAGAAGTGGATGGCTTAACGCGTGAACCACTCCACCTTGATTGGGAGGCACTACGTCAATCGATCAAGACACATGGTCTGCGTAACTCAACGCTTTCCGCGTTGATGCCGTCAGAAACCTCTTCACAGATATCCAATGCGACCAATGGCATTGAGCCGCCACGTGGGTATGTCAGTGTAAAAGCCTCAAAAGATGGTATTTTGCGTCAGGTTGTGCCTGAGTATGAGAATCTCAAAGGCTTCTATGAGCTACTATGGCAGATGCCAAATAATACCGGTTATTTACAACTGGTCGGCATCATGCAAAAATTTGTTGATCAATCTATCTCGGCCAATACCAATTATGATCCGACTAAATTTGCCAATGATAAAGTTCCGATGAAGCAACTGTTAGCTGATCTATTAACGGCCTATAAATATGGTCTTAAAACGATTTATTATCATAATACTCGCGATGGTGCTGATGATAATCAATCCGATATTAGCACGCCAACTGATGATGGCTGTGAAGGCGGTGCATGTAAAATCTAA
- the nrdB gene encoding class Ia ribonucleoside-diphosphate reductase subunit beta, with amino-acid sequence MSNTYTIFSQKHNNQLKEPMFLGQPVNVARYDQQKYELFEKLIEKQLSFFWRPEEVDISKDRIDYQALPEHEKHIFISNLKYQTLLDSIQGRSPNVALLPLISIPELETWVETWSFSETIHSRSYTHIIRNIVNDPSIIFDDIMNNPEIKKRATDIASYYDDLICYANYYHLFGYGIHTINGKEITVDRRELKKKLYLCLMSVNALEAIRFYVSFACSFAFAERELMEGNAKIIKLIARDEALHLTGTQFMVNTLRSGEDDPEMAEITKACEQEAYDLFVKAANQEKEWADYLFSGGSMIGLNREILCQYVEYITNIRMQAVGLPLPFETRSNPIPWINNWLVSDNVQVAPQEAEMSSYLVGQIDAEVNESDLSNFEL; translated from the coding sequence ATGAGTAATACATATACCATCTTCTCTCAAAAACATAATAATCAATTAAAAGAACCGATGTTTTTGGGGCAACCTGTTAATGTCGCCCGTTATGATCAGCAAAAATATGAGCTGTTTGAGAAATTAATTGAGAAACAACTCTCTTTCTTTTGGCGCCCTGAAGAGGTCGATATTTCGAAAGATCGTATCGACTATCAGGCGCTACCTGAACATGAAAAACATATCTTTATCAGTAATCTAAAATATCAAACACTGCTTGACTCAATTCAAGGCCGCAGCCCAAATGTGGCGCTGTTACCTTTAATTTCGATTCCTGAGCTAGAGACTTGGGTTGAAACCTGGTCATTTTCTGAGACAATTCACTCGCGCTCTTATACGCATATCATTCGTAATATTGTCAACGATCCTTCGATTATTTTCGATGATATTATGAATAATCCAGAGATCAAAAAACGGGCCACCGATATCGCCAGTTATTATGATGATCTAATCTGTTATGCTAACTATTACCATCTTTTTGGTTATGGTATCCATACTATTAATGGCAAAGAGATCACGGTGGATAGACGTGAACTTAAGAAGAAACTCTATTTATGTTTAATGAGTGTGAATGCGCTGGAAGCGATTCGATTCTATGTGAGTTTTGCCTGCTCGTTTGCCTTTGCTGAGCGCGAACTGATGGAAGGTAACGCCAAAATTATTAAACTGATTGCGCGTGATGAAGCCCTACATTTAACCGGTACACAGTTTATGGTCAATACCCTGCGCAGTGGCGAAGATGATCCGGAAATGGCTGAAATTACGAAGGCTTGTGAACAAGAAGCCTATGACTTATTTGTCAAAGCGGCCAATCAAGAGAAAGAGTGGGCAGATTATCTCTTCTCGGGTGGTTCAATGATCGGCCTCAATCGTGAAATCCTGTGTCAATATGTGGAATATATCACTAACATTCGTATGCAAGCCGTTGGCCTACCGCTACCATTTGAAACCCGTTCAAATCCGATTCCTTGGATCAATAACTGGCTAGTCTCTGATAATGTTCAAGTGGCGCCGCAAGAAGCGGAAATGAGCTCTTACTTAGTCGGCCAAATTGATGCAGAAGTTAATGAAAGTGATCTGAGTAATTTTGAACTCTAA
- a CDS encoding thiamine pyrophosphate-binding protein produces MSKNKKVADILVEVLTNAGVKNCYGIVGDTLNFVSEAIYQSDINWVHMRHEEAGAFAAGAEAFVTDRLTACAGSCGPGSLHFINGLYEAQRNNAPVILIASQLASSSLGTNFPQEVDFLDVYKNCSVFCQQLNNPLEARRVFTQAAQAALNKRGVAVVILPADMSKAEIADDHVYPIWAPKPILRPNDDEIAQIIELIAAGKKIGIYAGIGCKDAHDELIELAKLLNAPIAHTSRAKDFVEYNNPFNVGMTGMFGTKAGFEMIKHCDTLLLLGCGFAWSQFYPDKATIIQIDHDAMQLGLRHPIDFGAVGDIKATLKALLPKLTPRTDTTFLDKYVELHQKVTIKLDKKAIADPKKPIHPQYLIDLIDTYASAQALFTADVGSAMVWACRHLKTNGQRRLLISLKHGTMANAMPQALGLQKAFADRQVIAMSGDGGLTMLLGDLLTAVQEKLPIKIFVLNNGSLNFVELEQKGEGLVNRYTDLHNGNLAMMAQAMGFFAKNISDSDELEEAVKACLHHDGPALLNVYTSPNELIMPPTITMDNVASMTLYSAKAILEGKSQDVMSLIKDNL; encoded by the coding sequence ATGTCTAAAAACAAAAAAGTGGCTGACATCCTGGTTGAAGTGTTAACCAATGCTGGCGTCAAAAACTGCTATGGTATTGTGGGTGATACACTTAATTTCGTCAGTGAAGCAATTTATCAAAGTGATATCAACTGGGTACATATGCGTCATGAAGAGGCTGGCGCATTTGCGGCTGGCGCTGAAGCCTTTGTGACCGATCGGCTTACCGCCTGTGCCGGTTCGTGTGGTCCGGGTAGTTTACACTTTATTAATGGCCTTTATGAAGCTCAGCGTAATAATGCACCGGTGATTCTGATTGCCAGCCAACTGGCCAGCTCAAGTCTTGGCACCAATTTCCCGCAAGAAGTTGATTTTTTAGATGTCTACAAAAACTGTTCGGTATTTTGCCAACAACTCAATAATCCGCTGGAGGCAAGACGCGTTTTTACACAAGCAGCCCAGGCCGCCCTGAATAAGCGAGGTGTGGCAGTCGTCATTTTGCCTGCAGATATGAGTAAAGCCGAAATCGCCGATGATCATGTGTACCCGATCTGGGCACCTAAACCCATTTTGCGACCGAATGATGATGAGATCGCTCAAATCATCGAGCTGATTGCTGCTGGAAAAAAAATTGGCATTTATGCTGGCATCGGCTGTAAAGATGCACATGATGAATTAATTGAGCTGGCGAAATTACTCAATGCACCGATTGCGCATACCTCCAGGGCCAAGGATTTTGTTGAGTATAATAATCCTTTTAACGTCGGTATGACCGGTATGTTTGGGACCAAAGCCGGGTTTGAAATGATCAAACATTGCGATACCCTATTACTGTTAGGCTGTGGTTTTGCCTGGTCACAATTTTATCCAGACAAAGCGACGATTATTCAAATTGATCATGACGCCATGCAATTAGGTTTACGTCATCCGATTGATTTTGGCGCTGTCGGTGATATAAAAGCCACCCTCAAAGCCCTATTACCAAAATTAACGCCAAGAACGGATACAACCTTTCTAGATAAATATGTAGAGCTGCACCAAAAAGTGACGATCAAATTAGATAAGAAAGCGATTGCCGATCCTAAAAAACCGATACATCCTCAATATCTGATTGATTTAATCGATACTTATGCCTCTGCGCAAGCGCTCTTTACCGCTGATGTCGGTTCAGCGATGGTTTGGGCATGTCGACACTTGAAAACAAATGGTCAACGTCGATTACTGATCAGTTTAAAACACGGCACCATGGCCAATGCGATGCCACAAGCGCTCGGCTTGCAAAAAGCCTTTGCTGATAGGCAAGTTATCGCAATGTCAGGCGATGGGGGTTTAACCATGTTGTTAGGTGATCTATTAACGGCGGTTCAAGAAAAATTACCGATCAAAATCTTTGTTCTCAACAATGGCTCATTGAATTTTGTTGAACTAGAGCAGAAAGGTGAAGGTTTAGTGAATCGTTATACTGATCTACACAATGGTAATCTAGCGATGATGGCGCAGGCTATGGGATTTTTTGCTAAGAATATTAGTGATAGTGATGAGCTGGAAGAAGCGGTAAAAGCGTGCCTCCATCACGATGGACCTGCTCTGCTAAATGTTTACACTAGCCCTAATGAACTGATTATGCCACCCACGATTACGATGGATAATGTGGCCAGTATGACGCTCTACAGTGCCAAGGCCATATTAGAGGGTAAATCGCAAGACGTCATGAGCCTGATTAAAGATAATCTATAG
- a CDS encoding carbon starvation CstA family protein → MNIKPFLKHIPWLILSFIGACCLAVVALRRGEQISALWIIVAAVSVYLVAYRYYSLYIANKVLRLDPNRATPAVVNNDGLNFVPTNKNVLFGHHFAAIAGAGPLVGPVLAAQIGYLPGTLWLLAGVVFAGAVQDFMVLFLSTRRNGASLGEMIKKEMGRIPGTIALFGCFLIMLIILAVLALIVVKALAESPWGVFTVCSTVPIALFMGVYMRYLRPGRVAEVSVIGIVLLVLAIWFGGVIAHDAYWGPALTFQATTITYVLIGYSIISAMLPVWLILAPRDYLATFLKIGVIVGLAIGIVILNPILKMPAVTEFVNGTGPVWKGALFPFLFITIACGAVSGFHALIASGTTPKLLALETDSRFIGYGAMLMESFVAIMALVAASIIEPGLYFAMNTPPSALGITMPDLHNLTDAAAAPAILESLKEVTAVAAAKVSSWGFVISPEEILQTAKDIGETSVLNRAGGAPTLAVGIAHVFHQIIPGADMGFWYHFGILFEALFILTALDAGTRSGRFMLQDLLGNFIPFLKRTDSTIAGIIGTVGCVGLWGYLLYQGVVDPLGGVKSLWPLFGISNQMLAAVALVLATVVLIKMKRAQYIWVTVIPAIWLLICTTWALGLKLFSSNPELEPFLYMANLYKDKVAAGGLTAQQSADMSHIVINNYTNAGLSVLFFIIVYSIIFYGIRVGLKARKNPKPTAEEAPYVPVPEGGVKTSSVH, encoded by the coding sequence ATGAATATAAAGCCCTTTTTAAAGCATATTCCATGGCTTATTTTATCATTTATCGGTGCTTGTTGTTTAGCCGTTGTCGCACTCAGACGCGGTGAACAGATAAGTGCACTATGGATTATTGTTGCTGCCGTTTCTGTTTATTTGGTGGCATACCGTTATTACAGTTTATATATCGCCAACAAAGTGTTGCGACTTGATCCTAATCGCGCAACCCCCGCTGTTGTGAACAATGATGGTTTAAATTTTGTCCCAACCAATAAAAATGTGTTATTTGGCCATCATTTTGCGGCGATTGCCGGTGCCGGTCCATTAGTCGGTCCTGTTTTAGCGGCACAAATTGGTTATTTACCGGGCACGTTATGGCTACTCGCCGGGGTGGTTTTTGCCGGTGCGGTACAAGATTTTATGGTGCTATTTTTATCAACCCGTCGTAATGGAGCATCATTAGGCGAGATGATCAAAAAAGAGATGGGTCGTATTCCGGGTACCATTGCGCTATTTGGTTGTTTCCTGATTATGCTGATTATTCTGGCGGTGTTAGCCTTAATCGTGGTAAAAGCATTAGCAGAGAGCCCTTGGGGCGTCTTTACGGTTTGTTCAACCGTACCAATTGCCTTATTTATGGGCGTCTATATGCGTTATCTAAGACCGGGTCGTGTGGCTGAGGTCTCGGTGATTGGTATTGTGTTACTTGTTCTGGCCATCTGGTTTGGTGGTGTGATTGCTCACGATGCTTACTGGGGACCGGCTTTAACCTTCCAGGCAACCACCATTACTTATGTGTTAATTGGTTATTCAATCATTTCTGCAATGTTACCAGTTTGGCTTATCCTGGCGCCGCGTGACTATCTGGCCACCTTTCTAAAGATTGGTGTTATTGTTGGATTAGCGATTGGTATTGTCATTTTGAATCCGATCTTAAAAATGCCAGCGGTCACTGAATTCGTGAATGGCACCGGACCTGTCTGGAAAGGTGCTTTATTCCCATTCCTTTTTATCACGATTGCTTGTGGTGCGGTATCGGGTTTTCATGCCTTAATTGCATCAGGTACAACACCAAAATTGCTTGCCTTAGAAACAGATTCTCGTTTTATTGGTTATGGTGCCATGTTGATGGAGTCATTTGTTGCAATTATGGCGCTAGTCGCGGCTTCAATCATTGAGCCAGGCCTCTATTTTGCGATGAATACGCCACCATCGGCATTAGGTATTACTATGCCTGATTTACATAATTTAACCGATGCCGCTGCTGCACCGGCTATTTTAGAATCACTCAAAGAGGTCACCGCTGTTGCTGCGGCGAAAGTGAGTTCATGGGGATTTGTTATCTCGCCTGAAGAGATTTTACAGACAGCCAAAGATATTGGTGAAACCTCGGTATTAAATCGTGCGGGTGGTGCGCCAACCTTAGCGGTCGGTATTGCTCATGTGTTCCATCAAATTATTCCGGGCGCTGATATGGGCTTTTGGTATCACTTCGGAATTTTATTTGAAGCGCTATTTATTTTGACTGCATTAGATGCCGGTACGCGTTCGGGTCGCTTCATGCTGCAAGATCTATTGGGTAACTTTATCCCATTCTTAAAACGAACAGACTCAACGATTGCCGGTATCATTGGTACAGTTGGTTGTGTCGGTTTATGGGGTTACTTGCTTTATCAAGGTGTTGTTGATCCACTGGGCGGCGTCAAGAGCTTATGGCCACTATTCGGTATTTCAAACCAAATGTTAGCGGCAGTAGCACTCGTTCTGGCAACCGTCGTATTAATTAAGATGAAACGTGCACAGTACATTTGGGTCACAGTCATTCCGGCGATTTGGTTGCTGATTTGTACGACGTGGGCCCTGGGTCTTAAACTGTTTAGTAGTAATCCTGAGCTTGAGCCTTTCCTTTATATGGCAAATCTCTATAAAGACAAGGTTGCCGCTGGTGGACTGACTGCGCAGCAGAGTGCGGATATGAGCCATATTGTGATCAATAACTATACTAATGCGGGTTTGAGTGTCCTGTTCTTCATTATTGTTTATAGTATTATCTTCTATGGTATTCGAGTTGGCTTAAAGGCCAGAAAAAATCCAAAGCCGACGGCTGAAGAAGCGCCGTATGTGCCGGTGCCTGAAGGTGGCGTTAAAACCTCTTCAGTTCACTAA
- the btsR gene encoding two-component system response regulator BtsR yields MLKIILVDDEPLAIENLRCLLQQHSDIEIIAECPNAIEAISAIHRLRPDVIFLDIHMPRLSGLEMLSMIDPSFMPHIVFLTAYDHYAVQAFEAQAFDYLLKPIDEQRLHKTMARLKHQRIEQNITQLTGLSDNQLKYIPCVGHSKIYLLNMNDVLFVSSRASGNYVTSLDSSEYFTELTLRTLEERTTLVRCHRQYLVNIQQLKEIRFNTTGQIDIILTNGAAVPVSRRYFKSLKALLSL; encoded by the coding sequence ATGTTAAAAATTATCCTTGTCGATGATGAGCCATTGGCGATAGAGAACCTGCGCTGTTTATTACAGCAGCATAGTGATATCGAGATTATCGCAGAGTGTCCTAATGCGATTGAAGCGATTAGTGCCATTCACCGTTTACGTCCTGATGTGATCTTTTTGGATATTCATATGCCGCGGCTCAGTGGACTTGAGATGTTGAGCATGATCGATCCCAGCTTTATGCCGCACATTGTTTTTTTAACCGCTTATGATCATTATGCTGTACAGGCATTTGAAGCACAGGCTTTTGATTATCTGCTCAAACCGATCGATGAGCAGCGTTTGCACAAAACTATGGCCAGGCTGAAACATCAACGTATAGAGCAAAATATTACCCAGTTAACCGGACTGAGTGACAATCAACTCAAATATATTCCCTGTGTTGGCCATAGCAAAATTTATTTGCTGAATATGAATGACGTACTCTTTGTGAGCTCACGAGCCAGCGGTAACTATGTGACCAGTTTGGATAGCTCGGAATATTTTACCGAATTAACGCTGCGAACATTAGAAGAACGAACCACTTTAGTGCGCTGTCATCGGCAATATTTAGTCAATATTCAGCAGTTAAAAGAGATCCGCTTTAATACTACCGGGCAAATCGATATTATTTTAACCAATGGTGCCGCAGTGCCCGTCAGTCGACGTTATTTTAAATCATTAAAAGCGTTATTAAGTTTGTAA